One genomic segment of Pedobacter endophyticus includes these proteins:
- a CDS encoding PQQ-dependent sugar dehydrogenase: MKRNFFYSAIASTLIVACQSNSKDKENQGDSAVVSTETQQVNLPAPDTTASKNKFSKVIGWPDNKTPVAPEGFVVTRFASDIKSPRNTYIAPNGDVLVALSNSERSAKETVVNTVTGKAKSEVPGKSANTILLYRDANKDGKPETTTTFLMGLNQPFGMLIIGDKFYVANTDGLWVYPYKTGDTKITGTGKKILSLPAGGYNNHWTRNLIANADNSKIYVTVGSGSNVGEHGLENEVRRANILEINPDGTGEKIYASGLRNPVGIDWAPKTNMLWTAINERDELGDDLVPDYITSVKEGAFYGWPFSYYGQNEDPRLKGKNPEMVKKAIAPDVPVGAHTASLGLAFYKGKKFPAKYQGGAFIGQHGSWNRSALSGYKVAFVPFSDGKPSGKLEDFLTGFIADVDKAEVYGRPVGVTLTPDGALLVADDVSGIIWRVAAK, translated from the coding sequence ATGAAAAGAAACTTTTTTTACTCAGCAATTGCCTCAACGCTAATAGTTGCCTGCCAATCTAATTCTAAAGACAAGGAAAATCAAGGAGATTCGGCAGTCGTATCAACAGAAACGCAACAGGTAAATTTACCAGCGCCCGACACCACCGCTTCGAAAAATAAATTTAGTAAGGTTATTGGCTGGCCCGACAACAAAACGCCGGTTGCGCCAGAGGGTTTTGTGGTTACGAGGTTTGCATCAGACATTAAAAGCCCGCGAAACACTTACATTGCACCAAACGGAGACGTGTTGGTTGCACTTTCAAATTCTGAACGTAGCGCTAAAGAAACAGTGGTTAATACCGTTACAGGAAAAGCCAAATCGGAGGTGCCGGGAAAAAGCGCAAATACTATTCTATTGTATCGAGACGCGAATAAGGATGGAAAGCCTGAAACAACAACCACTTTTTTGATGGGTTTAAACCAACCTTTCGGCATGCTTATTATCGGCGATAAGTTCTACGTAGCTAACACCGATGGGCTTTGGGTTTATCCGTATAAAACGGGCGACACCAAAATTACCGGGACTGGTAAAAAAATACTGAGCTTGCCTGCTGGCGGCTACAACAACCACTGGACCCGCAATTTGATTGCCAATGCTGATAACAGCAAAATTTACGTTACGGTAGGTTCGGGCAGTAACGTGGGCGAACATGGGCTTGAAAACGAGGTTAGAAGAGCAAACATTTTGGAGATCAACCCCGATGGAACCGGAGAAAAAATTTATGCCAGTGGATTAAGAAACCCGGTTGGGATAGATTGGGCACCGAAAACGAATATGTTGTGGACCGCTATAAATGAACGCGATGAATTGGGCGATGATTTGGTTCCAGATTATATCACCAGTGTGAAAGAAGGCGCATTTTATGGCTGGCCTTTTTCTTATTACGGTCAAAATGAAGATCCTCGCCTCAAAGGCAAAAACCCCGAGATGGTTAAAAAAGCCATTGCTCCCGATGTTCCGGTTGGTGCGCATACCGCATCTTTGGGGCTTGCTTTTTATAAAGGCAAAAAGTTTCCTGCAAAATACCAGGGCGGCGCATTCATAGGTCAACATGGCTCATGGAACAGGTCGGCGCTTTCAGGATATAAAGTCGCTTTCGTTCCATTTTCTGATGGCAAACCAAGCGGAAAACTCGAAGACTTTTTAACAGGATTTATCGCCGATGTTGACAAGGCTGAAGTTTATGGTCGCCCTGTTGGCGTAACGCTTACTCCTGATGGTGCACTTTTAGTGGCCGACGATGTTAGTGGCATAATTTGGCGAGTTGCAGCAAAATAA
- a CDS encoding NADP-dependent isocitrate dehydrogenase, which yields MSNTSKIIYTKTDEAPMLATYSLLPIVQAFTASAGIDVETRDISLAGRILANFPEYLKDDQKIGDALAELGALATTPEANIIKLPNISASIPQLVAAISELQSQGYALPNYPDNAQTDEEKAIKAKYAKVLGSAVNPVLREGNSDRRAPKAVKNYAKQNPHSMGKWSADSKTKVASMSEGDFYGSEKSVTIENASQFKIEFVAADGAVTELKGLSPLKVGEVIDCSAMSLSALKSFVAKEIEEAKAAGVLLSAHLKATMMKVSDPIIFGAIVEVYFADVFAKYADLFKELNIDTRNGLGDVYAKIAGNAKQAEVEAALAQAIENGPALAMVNSDKGITNLHVPSDVIVDASMPAMIRTSGQMWNKEGKPEDTIALIPDRSYAGVYTATIDDCKAHGAFDVTTMGSVPNVGLMAQKAEEYGSHDKTFQATATGVIRVTDADGNVFFDQKVEQGDIFRMCQTKDAPIQDWVKLAVNRARLSETPAVFWLDENRAHDREIIAKVNKYLKDFDTNGLDIRILAPIDATKFTLERIRKGEDTISVTGNVLRDYLTDLFPILELGTSAKMLSIVPLMNGGGLFETGAGGSAPKHIEQFITEGYLRWDSLGEFLALQASLEHLSQTQNNAKAQVLADALDEANAKFLATDKSPGRKLGTIDNRGSHFYLALYWAEALAAQTKDAELQARFAALAKALKENEAKINEELIGAQGKPQEIGGYYHPNDELAGKAMRPSETLNTALASL from the coding sequence ATGTCAAATACATCAAAAATTATCTACACCAAAACCGATGAGGCGCCAATGTTGGCTACCTATTCACTATTGCCAATCGTACAAGCTTTCACAGCGTCAGCCGGCATTGATGTAGAAACCAGAGATATTTCTTTAGCAGGAAGGATTTTGGCGAACTTTCCTGAGTATTTAAAAGACGATCAAAAAATTGGCGATGCTTTAGCCGAGCTGGGTGCTTTGGCAACAACTCCAGAGGCAAACATCATTAAGTTACCAAATATTTCGGCATCTATTCCACAATTGGTGGCTGCTATTAGCGAATTGCAATCGCAAGGTTATGCGCTCCCTAATTACCCAGATAATGCGCAAACTGACGAAGAAAAGGCCATTAAGGCGAAGTACGCAAAAGTACTTGGATCGGCGGTAAATCCGGTGTTACGCGAAGGCAACTCTGACAGAAGAGCACCTAAAGCGGTAAAGAATTATGCAAAGCAAAACCCGCATTCGATGGGTAAATGGTCTGCCGATTCGAAAACTAAAGTGGCCAGCATGAGCGAGGGCGATTTTTATGGCTCGGAGAAGTCGGTAACGATCGAAAACGCAAGCCAGTTTAAAATTGAATTTGTTGCTGCAGATGGTGCCGTAACTGAATTAAAAGGCTTGTCGCCATTAAAGGTAGGCGAAGTGATCGATTGCTCGGCAATGAGCTTATCGGCACTGAAATCGTTTGTTGCAAAAGAAATTGAAGAAGCGAAAGCTGCAGGCGTTTTATTATCTGCGCATTTGAAGGCCACAATGATGAAGGTTTCAGATCCGATTATCTTCGGCGCAATTGTAGAAGTTTATTTCGCTGATGTTTTTGCTAAATATGCCGATCTTTTCAAAGAACTCAACATCGATACCCGCAATGGTTTAGGCGATGTTTACGCTAAAATTGCGGGCAATGCCAAACAAGCTGAAGTTGAAGCCGCATTGGCTCAGGCTATCGAAAACGGACCCGCGCTGGCGATGGTAAACTCGGATAAGGGAATTACAAATTTACACGTACCTAGCGATGTAATTGTGGATGCCTCGATGCCGGCTATGATTCGCACTTCTGGCCAGATGTGGAATAAAGAGGGTAAGCCTGAAGATACAATCGCACTAATTCCAGATCGTTCTTACGCTGGTGTTTATACCGCAACAATCGATGACTGTAAAGCGCATGGTGCTTTCGATGTAACTACGATGGGGTCGGTTCCGAATGTGGGCTTAATGGCGCAAAAAGCTGAAGAATACGGTTCGCACGATAAGACTTTTCAAGCAACCGCAACAGGAGTAATCCGCGTTACGGATGCTGATGGAAACGTTTTCTTCGATCAAAAGGTGGAGCAGGGCGATATTTTTCGCATGTGCCAAACTAAAGATGCACCCATTCAGGATTGGGTTAAATTGGCCGTAAACCGGGCTCGTTTATCAGAAACCCCTGCGGTTTTCTGGTTAGATGAAAACAGGGCGCACGATAGAGAAATTATTGCGAAAGTGAACAAATATTTAAAAGACTTCGATACCAACGGACTTGATATTCGAATTCTTGCCCCAATTGATGCAACAAAATTCACGCTAGAGCGCATTCGTAAAGGCGAAGATACCATCTCAGTTACTGGTAACGTTTTACGTGATTATTTAACAGATTTATTCCCGATTTTAGAACTGGGAACTTCTGCGAAAATGCTTTCGATTGTTCCATTGATGAACGGCGGCGGTTTGTTTGAAACTGGTGCCGGCGGGTCTGCGCCAAAACACATTGAACAGTTTATTACCGAAGGTTATTTGCGTTGGGATTCATTAGGTGAGTTTTTGGCGCTTCAAGCTTCGTTAGAACATTTATCACAAACGCAAAACAACGCCAAAGCGCAGGTTTTGGCCGATGCATTGGATGAGGCAAATGCTAAATTTTTGGCGACAGATAAGTCTCCGGGAAGAAAGTTGGGTACAATTGATAACCGCGGTTCACACTTTTATTTGGCTTTGTATTGGGCAGAGGCTTTGGCTGCCCAAACTAAGGATGCAGAATTGCAAGCTAGATTCGCTGCTTTGGCAAAAGCCTTGAAAGAGAATGAAGCTAAAATTAATGAGGAATTAATTGGTGCTCAAGGTAAGCCACAAGAAATTGGCGGTTATTACCATCCGAATGATGAATTGGCTGGTAAGGCTATGCGTCCGAGTGAGACTTTAAATACTGCTTTGGCAAGTTTGTAG